GCGACCGCATGAGCGTGGCACCGCACCGCCTGATCCTCGCGGCGCTGGTCGCCGCCGTCCTCTCCGTAGTATTTCCGCTGTCGGGCGCCCCCGGCGTGGATCGCCTGGGCACACCGGCCGCCTCGGCGGCGTCCGGCGGCACGTTCTCCCTGCTCACCTACAACGTGGCTGGGTTGCCCGAGCCGCTGTCCTCCAGCGAGCCGGCGACCAACACGCCGCTCATCGGCACCCGGATCCAGCCGTTCGACGTGGTCAACGTCCAGGAGGACTTCAACTACCACGCCGCGCTCTACCGGGCCGACAACCATCCTTACCGGACGCCCACCAGCGGTGGGGTGCCGTTCGGCAGTGGGCTCAACACGCTCTCCCGGTACCCGATCAGCGGGCTGACCCGGGTCAAGTGGAGCCGGTGCAACGGCTTCGACTGCCTCACTCCCAAGGGCTTCACCCTGCTCCGGGTGCGGCCGGCCGACGGAGTCACGCTCGACCTGTACAACGTGCACGCCAACGCCGGTAGCACCAACGCCGATCTGGCCGCGCGCCGCGCGAACCTCGCTCAGCTCGGCTCGTATCTGGCGACGCACTCGGCCGGCAACGCC
This genomic window from Cryptosporangium minutisporangium contains:
- a CDS encoding endonuclease/exonuclease/phosphatase family protein codes for the protein MSVAPHRLILAALVAAVLSVVFPLSGAPGVDRLGTPAASAASGGTFSLLTYNVAGLPEPLSSSEPATNTPLIGTRIQPFDVVNVQEDFNYHAALYRADNHPYRTPTSGGVPFGSGLNTLSRYPISGLTRVKWSRCNGFDCLTPKGFTLLRVRPADGVTLDLYNVHANAGSTNADLAARRANLAQLGSYLATHSAGNAVIVAGDTNTRYTRTGDTIRELVSGAGLTDAWVELERAGVPPALGAPALTCDPAAVTDACEVVDKVLYRSSPRLALTAVDFANEHAGFVRADGQPLSDHYPLRTTFRWTAP